From the Daphnia magna isolate NIES linkage group LG3, ASM2063170v1.1, whole genome shotgun sequence genome, one window contains:
- the LOC116919161 gene encoding aryl hydrocarbon receptor nuclear translocator homolog isoform X3, which yields MEDDNMQDKERFASRENHCEIERRRRNKMTAYITELSDMVPTCSALARKPDKLTILRMAVAHMKALRGTGNTSADGTYKPSFLTDQELKHLILEAADGFLFVSACDTGRLIYVSDSVTPVLHQGQSDWFGSCLYDHLHPDDVDKVREQLSTQEPPNAGRILDLKTGTVKKEGHQSSMRLCMGSRRGFICRMRLGQVSPDPLTSPPGPLHRLRQRSALGPSRDGHHYAVVHCTGYIKNWPPSGVPMDRGVDDDSHSGSHCCLVAIGRLQVTSTPNTSDLVGSNSAAEFISRHSADGKFTFVDQRALNLLGYSPPELLGKICFDFFHPEDVSHMKESFEQVLKLKGQVMSVMYRFRSKSRDWIWLRTSAFAFLNPYTDEVEYIVCTNTSAKSLHHTGDASVSGEVTGTVVDSAAVGAASSGLVAAYGHASQDYGRNAREVYHAQSLSEGQGRPNSNQTMYNPSAATSSQYETTTAQSVEGPSNSVLNRLPSGGSTKQTPSPTASAGSGAWSTHATAPGYSAYEGISPSRSPGGSSGPTYTQLGSSAATGRAGYHQSSGLWHWQSPVVPPAESSPNNGGPTGGGGAGGGVGVPTTSSANHPAQGSELVTDMLQMLDHSGTSGFEDLNMFSSNFE from the exons ATGGAGGATGACAATATGCAAGATAAAGAACGCTTTGCCAG TAGGGAGAACCATTGCGAAATTGAGCGCCGAAGGCGCAACAAAATGACGGCTTACATCACGGAGCTGTCCGATATGGTCCCCACTTGCTCAGCTCTGGCCCGCAAACCGGATAAACTAACTATTCTTCGGATGGCTGTAGCACACATGAAAGCTCTTCGAG GAACTGGCAATACAAGCGCTGATGGAACTTACAAACCTTCATTTCTCACGGATCAAGAATTGAAGCATTTGATTCTTGAAGCAGCTGACggctttctttttgtttcggCTTGCGACACTGGTCGTTTAATCTACGTTTCGGACAGTGTTACTCCGGTGCTTCATCAAGGCCAGAGTGACTGGTTTGGTTCTTGTCTGTACGACCACTTGCATCCGGATGACGTAGATAAAGTCCGTGAACAGCTGTCAACTCAGGAACCACCCAATGCAGGCCGTATACTCGACTTGAAAACGGGCACGGTCAAGAAAGAGGGACATCAAT CATCTATGCGATTATGCATGGGTTCCAGACGAGGATTTATCTGCAGAATGAGACTAGGACAGGTTTCGCCAGATCCACTTACGTCTCCTCCAG GTCCTCTGCATCGACTACGACAGCGTTCTGCCTTAGGTCCTTCACGCGATGGTCATCATTACGCCGTTGTTCATTGCACGGGATACATTAAGAATTGGCCACCCAGTGGAGTGCCAATGGATCGAGGAGTCGATGACGACTCCCATTCTGGATCTCACTGTTGTCTGGTTGCCATTGGCCGCCTTCAGGTCACTTCCACACCAAATACTTCTGACCTAGTTGGATCCAACTCGGCTGCAG AGTTTATCTCACGTCATTCAGCTGATGGGAAATTCACTTTTGTTGACCAGCGGGCACTTAACTTACTGGGCTATTCTCCACCAGAATTGCTAGGAAAAATCTGCTTCGACTTCTTCCATCCGGAAGATGTTAGCCATATGAAAGAAAGTTTTGAGCAAGTTCTTAAACTCAAAGGCCAGGTGATGTCGGTCATGTACCGGTTTCGGTCCAAGTCGCGTGACTGGATCTGGCTTCGAACATCAGCATTTGCTTTTCTGAATCCATATACTGATGAAGTCGAGTACATTGTCTGTACAAATACATCAGCCAA ATCGTTGCACCACACAGGTGATGCATCAGTTTCTGGAGAGGTTACGGGAACGGTAGTTGATTCCGCGGCTGTTGGGGCGGCGAGCAGTGGACTGGTGGCTGCCTATGGCCATGCCAGCCAAGATTACGGACGAAACGCTCGTGAAGTTTATCATGCCCAGTCGCTTTCTGAAGGCCAAGGTCGACCGAATAGTAACCAGACTATGTACAATCCTTCTGCTGCTACCTCGTCTCAGTACGAGACAACTACAGCACAGTCTGTCGAGGGACCCTCCAACTCTGTATTGAACCGGTTACCCTCGGGCGGAAGCACGAAACAAACACCTAGCCCTACTGCCTCGGCAGG aaGTGGAGCCTGGTCTACCCACGCCACTGCCCCGGGCTATTCTGCTTATGAAGGAATAAGCCCATCGCGATCTCCAG GAGGAAGTTCTGGACCAACGTACACGCAGCTAGGGAGTTCGGCGGCAACCGGTCGAGCAGGATACCATCAGAGTTCAG GACTTTGGCACTGGCAATCACCTGTAGTTCCACCCGCCGAATCTAGCCCGAATAACGGAGGGCCTACTGGCGGAGGAGGAGCAGGTGGTGGAGTTGGTGTGCCGACTACATCTTCGGCAAATCACCCTGCTCAAGGATCTGAATTAGTAACAGACATGCTTCAGATGCTGGATCACTCTGGCACGTCAGGGTTTGAAGATCTGAACATGTTCTCGTCAAACTTCGAGTAA
- the LOC116919161 gene encoding aryl hydrocarbon receptor nuclear translocator homolog isoform X4, with protein sequence MEDDNMQDKERFARENHCEIERRRRNKMTAYITELSDMVPTCSALARKPDKLTILRMAVAHMKALRGTGNTSADGTYKPSFLTDQELKHLILEAADGFLFVSACDTGRLIYVSDSVTPVLHQGQSDWFGSCLYDHLHPDDVDKVREQLSTQEPPNAGRILDLKTGTVKKEGHQSSMRLCMGSRRGFICRMRLGQVSPDPLTSPPGPLHRLRQRSALGPSRDGHHYAVVHCTGYIKNWPPSGVPMDRGVDDDSHSGSHCCLVAIGRLQVTSTPNTSDLVGSNSAAEFISRHSADGKFTFVDQRALNLLGYSPPELLGKICFDFFHPEDVSHMKESFEQVLKLKGQVMSVMYRFRSKSRDWIWLRTSAFAFLNPYTDEVEYIVCTNTSAKSLHHTGDASVSGEVTGTVVDSAAVGAASSGLVAAYGHASQDYGRNAREVYHAQSLSEGQGRPNSNQTMYNPSAATSSQYETTTAQSVEGPSNSVLNRLPSGGSTKQTPSPTASAGSGAWSTHATAPGYSAYEGISPSRSPGGSSGPTYTQLGSSAATGRAGYHQSSGLWHWQSPVVPPAESSPNNGGPTGGGGAGGGVGVPTTSSANHPAQGSELVTDMLQMLDHSGTSGFEDLNMFSSNFE encoded by the exons ATGGAGGATGACAATATGCAAGATAAAGAACGCTTTGCCAG GGAGAACCATTGCGAAATTGAGCGCCGAAGGCGCAACAAAATGACGGCTTACATCACGGAGCTGTCCGATATGGTCCCCACTTGCTCAGCTCTGGCCCGCAAACCGGATAAACTAACTATTCTTCGGATGGCTGTAGCACACATGAAAGCTCTTCGAG GAACTGGCAATACAAGCGCTGATGGAACTTACAAACCTTCATTTCTCACGGATCAAGAATTGAAGCATTTGATTCTTGAAGCAGCTGACggctttctttttgtttcggCTTGCGACACTGGTCGTTTAATCTACGTTTCGGACAGTGTTACTCCGGTGCTTCATCAAGGCCAGAGTGACTGGTTTGGTTCTTGTCTGTACGACCACTTGCATCCGGATGACGTAGATAAAGTCCGTGAACAGCTGTCAACTCAGGAACCACCCAATGCAGGCCGTATACTCGACTTGAAAACGGGCACGGTCAAGAAAGAGGGACATCAAT CATCTATGCGATTATGCATGGGTTCCAGACGAGGATTTATCTGCAGAATGAGACTAGGACAGGTTTCGCCAGATCCACTTACGTCTCCTCCAG GTCCTCTGCATCGACTACGACAGCGTTCTGCCTTAGGTCCTTCACGCGATGGTCATCATTACGCCGTTGTTCATTGCACGGGATACATTAAGAATTGGCCACCCAGTGGAGTGCCAATGGATCGAGGAGTCGATGACGACTCCCATTCTGGATCTCACTGTTGTCTGGTTGCCATTGGCCGCCTTCAGGTCACTTCCACACCAAATACTTCTGACCTAGTTGGATCCAACTCGGCTGCAG AGTTTATCTCACGTCATTCAGCTGATGGGAAATTCACTTTTGTTGACCAGCGGGCACTTAACTTACTGGGCTATTCTCCACCAGAATTGCTAGGAAAAATCTGCTTCGACTTCTTCCATCCGGAAGATGTTAGCCATATGAAAGAAAGTTTTGAGCAAGTTCTTAAACTCAAAGGCCAGGTGATGTCGGTCATGTACCGGTTTCGGTCCAAGTCGCGTGACTGGATCTGGCTTCGAACATCAGCATTTGCTTTTCTGAATCCATATACTGATGAAGTCGAGTACATTGTCTGTACAAATACATCAGCCAA ATCGTTGCACCACACAGGTGATGCATCAGTTTCTGGAGAGGTTACGGGAACGGTAGTTGATTCCGCGGCTGTTGGGGCGGCGAGCAGTGGACTGGTGGCTGCCTATGGCCATGCCAGCCAAGATTACGGACGAAACGCTCGTGAAGTTTATCATGCCCAGTCGCTTTCTGAAGGCCAAGGTCGACCGAATAGTAACCAGACTATGTACAATCCTTCTGCTGCTACCTCGTCTCAGTACGAGACAACTACAGCACAGTCTGTCGAGGGACCCTCCAACTCTGTATTGAACCGGTTACCCTCGGGCGGAAGCACGAAACAAACACCTAGCCCTACTGCCTCGGCAGG aaGTGGAGCCTGGTCTACCCACGCCACTGCCCCGGGCTATTCTGCTTATGAAGGAATAAGCCCATCGCGATCTCCAG GAGGAAGTTCTGGACCAACGTACACGCAGCTAGGGAGTTCGGCGGCAACCGGTCGAGCAGGATACCATCAGAGTTCAG GACTTTGGCACTGGCAATCACCTGTAGTTCCACCCGCCGAATCTAGCCCGAATAACGGAGGGCCTACTGGCGGAGGAGGAGCAGGTGGTGGAGTTGGTGTGCCGACTACATCTTCGGCAAATCACCCTGCTCAAGGATCTGAATTAGTAACAGACATGCTTCAGATGCTGGATCACTCTGGCACGTCAGGGTTTGAAGATCTGAACATGTTCTCGTCAAACTTCGAGTAA
- the LOC116919161 gene encoding aryl hydrocarbon receptor nuclear translocator homolog isoform X2 has translation MDIHLAGLHQLSGSDCRQKRQPDSLGSDDEGSTSKFGRMEDDNMQDKERFARENHCEIERRRRNKMTAYITELSDMVPTCSALARKPDKLTILRMAVAHMKALRGTGNTSADGTYKPSFLTDQELKHLILEAADGFLFVSACDTGRLIYVSDSVTPVLHQGQSDWFGSCLYDHLHPDDVDKVREQLSTQEPPNAGRILDLKTGTVKKEGHQSSMRLCMGSRRGFICRMRLGQVSPDPLTSPPGPLHRLRQRSALGPSRDGHHYAVVHCTGYIKNWPPSGVPMDRGVDDDSHSGSHCCLVAIGRLQVTSTPNTSDLVGSNSAAEFISRHSADGKFTFVDQRALNLLGYSPPELLGKICFDFFHPEDVSHMKESFEQVLKLKGQVMSVMYRFRSKSRDWIWLRTSAFAFLNPYTDEVEYIVCTNTSAKSLHHTGDASVSGEVTGTVVDSAAVGAASSGLVAAYGHASQDYGRNAREVYHAQSLSEGQGRPNSNQTMYNPSAATSSQYETTTAQSVEGPSNSVLNRLPSGGSTKQTPSPTASAGSGAWSTHATAPGYSAYEGISPSRSPGGSSGPTYTQLGSSAATGRAGYHQSSGLWHWQSPVVPPAESSPNNGGPTGGGGAGGGVGVPTTSSANHPAQGSELVTDMLQMLDHSGTSGFEDLNMFSSNFE, from the exons ATGGACATCCATCTAGCAGGACTTCATCAACTGTCAG GATCAGATTGTCGGCAAAAAAGGCAACCCGATTCTCTTGG TTCGGACGACGAAGGAAGCACCAGTAAATTTGGCAGGATGGAGGATGACAATATGCAAGATAAAGAACGCTTTGCCAG GGAGAACCATTGCGAAATTGAGCGCCGAAGGCGCAACAAAATGACGGCTTACATCACGGAGCTGTCCGATATGGTCCCCACTTGCTCAGCTCTGGCCCGCAAACCGGATAAACTAACTATTCTTCGGATGGCTGTAGCACACATGAAAGCTCTTCGAG GAACTGGCAATACAAGCGCTGATGGAACTTACAAACCTTCATTTCTCACGGATCAAGAATTGAAGCATTTGATTCTTGAAGCAGCTGACggctttctttttgtttcggCTTGCGACACTGGTCGTTTAATCTACGTTTCGGACAGTGTTACTCCGGTGCTTCATCAAGGCCAGAGTGACTGGTTTGGTTCTTGTCTGTACGACCACTTGCATCCGGATGACGTAGATAAAGTCCGTGAACAGCTGTCAACTCAGGAACCACCCAATGCAGGCCGTATACTCGACTTGAAAACGGGCACGGTCAAGAAAGAGGGACATCAAT CATCTATGCGATTATGCATGGGTTCCAGACGAGGATTTATCTGCAGAATGAGACTAGGACAGGTTTCGCCAGATCCACTTACGTCTCCTCCAG GTCCTCTGCATCGACTACGACAGCGTTCTGCCTTAGGTCCTTCACGCGATGGTCATCATTACGCCGTTGTTCATTGCACGGGATACATTAAGAATTGGCCACCCAGTGGAGTGCCAATGGATCGAGGAGTCGATGACGACTCCCATTCTGGATCTCACTGTTGTCTGGTTGCCATTGGCCGCCTTCAGGTCACTTCCACACCAAATACTTCTGACCTAGTTGGATCCAACTCGGCTGCAG AGTTTATCTCACGTCATTCAGCTGATGGGAAATTCACTTTTGTTGACCAGCGGGCACTTAACTTACTGGGCTATTCTCCACCAGAATTGCTAGGAAAAATCTGCTTCGACTTCTTCCATCCGGAAGATGTTAGCCATATGAAAGAAAGTTTTGAGCAAGTTCTTAAACTCAAAGGCCAGGTGATGTCGGTCATGTACCGGTTTCGGTCCAAGTCGCGTGACTGGATCTGGCTTCGAACATCAGCATTTGCTTTTCTGAATCCATATACTGATGAAGTCGAGTACATTGTCTGTACAAATACATCAGCCAA ATCGTTGCACCACACAGGTGATGCATCAGTTTCTGGAGAGGTTACGGGAACGGTAGTTGATTCCGCGGCTGTTGGGGCGGCGAGCAGTGGACTGGTGGCTGCCTATGGCCATGCCAGCCAAGATTACGGACGAAACGCTCGTGAAGTTTATCATGCCCAGTCGCTTTCTGAAGGCCAAGGTCGACCGAATAGTAACCAGACTATGTACAATCCTTCTGCTGCTACCTCGTCTCAGTACGAGACAACTACAGCACAGTCTGTCGAGGGACCCTCCAACTCTGTATTGAACCGGTTACCCTCGGGCGGAAGCACGAAACAAACACCTAGCCCTACTGCCTCGGCAGG aaGTGGAGCCTGGTCTACCCACGCCACTGCCCCGGGCTATTCTGCTTATGAAGGAATAAGCCCATCGCGATCTCCAG GAGGAAGTTCTGGACCAACGTACACGCAGCTAGGGAGTTCGGCGGCAACCGGTCGAGCAGGATACCATCAGAGTTCAG GACTTTGGCACTGGCAATCACCTGTAGTTCCACCCGCCGAATCTAGCCCGAATAACGGAGGGCCTACTGGCGGAGGAGGAGCAGGTGGTGGAGTTGGTGTGCCGACTACATCTTCGGCAAATCACCCTGCTCAAGGATCTGAATTAGTAACAGACATGCTTCAGATGCTGGATCACTCTGGCACGTCAGGGTTTGAAGATCTGAACATGTTCTCGTCAAACTTCGAGTAA
- the LOC116919161 gene encoding aryl hydrocarbon receptor nuclear translocator homolog isoform X1 — MDIHLAGLHQLSGSDCRQKRQPDSLGSDDEGSTSKFGRMEDDNMQDKERFASRENHCEIERRRRNKMTAYITELSDMVPTCSALARKPDKLTILRMAVAHMKALRGTGNTSADGTYKPSFLTDQELKHLILEAADGFLFVSACDTGRLIYVSDSVTPVLHQGQSDWFGSCLYDHLHPDDVDKVREQLSTQEPPNAGRILDLKTGTVKKEGHQSSMRLCMGSRRGFICRMRLGQVSPDPLTSPPGPLHRLRQRSALGPSRDGHHYAVVHCTGYIKNWPPSGVPMDRGVDDDSHSGSHCCLVAIGRLQVTSTPNTSDLVGSNSAAEFISRHSADGKFTFVDQRALNLLGYSPPELLGKICFDFFHPEDVSHMKESFEQVLKLKGQVMSVMYRFRSKSRDWIWLRTSAFAFLNPYTDEVEYIVCTNTSAKSLHHTGDASVSGEVTGTVVDSAAVGAASSGLVAAYGHASQDYGRNAREVYHAQSLSEGQGRPNSNQTMYNPSAATSSQYETTTAQSVEGPSNSVLNRLPSGGSTKQTPSPTASAGSGAWSTHATAPGYSAYEGISPSRSPGGSSGPTYTQLGSSAATGRAGYHQSSGLWHWQSPVVPPAESSPNNGGPTGGGGAGGGVGVPTTSSANHPAQGSELVTDMLQMLDHSGTSGFEDLNMFSSNFE; from the exons ATGGACATCCATCTAGCAGGACTTCATCAACTGTCAG GATCAGATTGTCGGCAAAAAAGGCAACCCGATTCTCTTGG TTCGGACGACGAAGGAAGCACCAGTAAATTTGGCAGGATGGAGGATGACAATATGCAAGATAAAGAACGCTTTGCCAG TAGGGAGAACCATTGCGAAATTGAGCGCCGAAGGCGCAACAAAATGACGGCTTACATCACGGAGCTGTCCGATATGGTCCCCACTTGCTCAGCTCTGGCCCGCAAACCGGATAAACTAACTATTCTTCGGATGGCTGTAGCACACATGAAAGCTCTTCGAG GAACTGGCAATACAAGCGCTGATGGAACTTACAAACCTTCATTTCTCACGGATCAAGAATTGAAGCATTTGATTCTTGAAGCAGCTGACggctttctttttgtttcggCTTGCGACACTGGTCGTTTAATCTACGTTTCGGACAGTGTTACTCCGGTGCTTCATCAAGGCCAGAGTGACTGGTTTGGTTCTTGTCTGTACGACCACTTGCATCCGGATGACGTAGATAAAGTCCGTGAACAGCTGTCAACTCAGGAACCACCCAATGCAGGCCGTATACTCGACTTGAAAACGGGCACGGTCAAGAAAGAGGGACATCAAT CATCTATGCGATTATGCATGGGTTCCAGACGAGGATTTATCTGCAGAATGAGACTAGGACAGGTTTCGCCAGATCCACTTACGTCTCCTCCAG GTCCTCTGCATCGACTACGACAGCGTTCTGCCTTAGGTCCTTCACGCGATGGTCATCATTACGCCGTTGTTCATTGCACGGGATACATTAAGAATTGGCCACCCAGTGGAGTGCCAATGGATCGAGGAGTCGATGACGACTCCCATTCTGGATCTCACTGTTGTCTGGTTGCCATTGGCCGCCTTCAGGTCACTTCCACACCAAATACTTCTGACCTAGTTGGATCCAACTCGGCTGCAG AGTTTATCTCACGTCATTCAGCTGATGGGAAATTCACTTTTGTTGACCAGCGGGCACTTAACTTACTGGGCTATTCTCCACCAGAATTGCTAGGAAAAATCTGCTTCGACTTCTTCCATCCGGAAGATGTTAGCCATATGAAAGAAAGTTTTGAGCAAGTTCTTAAACTCAAAGGCCAGGTGATGTCGGTCATGTACCGGTTTCGGTCCAAGTCGCGTGACTGGATCTGGCTTCGAACATCAGCATTTGCTTTTCTGAATCCATATACTGATGAAGTCGAGTACATTGTCTGTACAAATACATCAGCCAA ATCGTTGCACCACACAGGTGATGCATCAGTTTCTGGAGAGGTTACGGGAACGGTAGTTGATTCCGCGGCTGTTGGGGCGGCGAGCAGTGGACTGGTGGCTGCCTATGGCCATGCCAGCCAAGATTACGGACGAAACGCTCGTGAAGTTTATCATGCCCAGTCGCTTTCTGAAGGCCAAGGTCGACCGAATAGTAACCAGACTATGTACAATCCTTCTGCTGCTACCTCGTCTCAGTACGAGACAACTACAGCACAGTCTGTCGAGGGACCCTCCAACTCTGTATTGAACCGGTTACCCTCGGGCGGAAGCACGAAACAAACACCTAGCCCTACTGCCTCGGCAGG aaGTGGAGCCTGGTCTACCCACGCCACTGCCCCGGGCTATTCTGCTTATGAAGGAATAAGCCCATCGCGATCTCCAG GAGGAAGTTCTGGACCAACGTACACGCAGCTAGGGAGTTCGGCGGCAACCGGTCGAGCAGGATACCATCAGAGTTCAG GACTTTGGCACTGGCAATCACCTGTAGTTCCACCCGCCGAATCTAGCCCGAATAACGGAGGGCCTACTGGCGGAGGAGGAGCAGGTGGTGGAGTTGGTGTGCCGACTACATCTTCGGCAAATCACCCTGCTCAAGGATCTGAATTAGTAACAGACATGCTTCAGATGCTGGATCACTCTGGCACGTCAGGGTTTGAAGATCTGAACATGTTCTCGTCAAACTTCGAGTAA
- the LOC116919169 gene encoding NF-kappa-B inhibitor-like protein 1 codes for MNTCFHRTMTSKIKKRFDRLIMCVKLNDIQRLEHYTKRKKYAKMQLDETWVNKRRETLIHLACRLGRHKIVKFLLNNSIGDPTSMDYKGNTPLHVALKAIMKIDERNQYIEAYRKMILSNLKEMSVSLTQTNLNGQTAKDLLDLADSVYQYHLGGSEKKKEYAQQKNEQDWEQKLVAELDYEYENHWGKYEKDFLEEESNETESYDSWAKRMIFEHKQKNSAQKFSIPSQAQSNHKASWTQEDQQKFLKDEETRRQLRKAAETADRRFLFLSKLSMLIKTENTIEMSDLPFQPTDAIESIGQLILLHVKESENTDTKRKALRELQRLWHPDKFSQKFGARLKEEIRESVLKKVTEISQYLNAFNCGSEATNN; via the exons atgaataCTTGCTTTCATAGAACAATGACGtcgaaaatcaaaaagagGTTTGATAGACTCATCATGTGCGTTAAGTTAAATGACATTCAACGACTAGAACACTACACAAAGCGAAAGAAATATGCTAAAATGCAGCTGGACGAGACGTGGGTCAACAAAAGGAGAGAAACATTGATACATTTAGCTTGCAGATTAGGTAGACATAAAATTGTCAAATTCTTGCTGAACAACTCAATTGGAGATCCAACTTCAATGGATTACAAAGGCAATACACCACTTCATGTGGCATTAAAGGCCATTATGAAAATTGATGAAAGAAATCAATATATAGAAG CTTACAGGAAAATGATACTTTCAAATCTTAAGGAAATGTCTGTGTCACTAACACAAACTAATCTGAATGGCCAAACGGCAAAAGATCTTTTGGATCTTGCTGATTCAGTTTATCAATATCATTTAGGAggaagtgaaaaaaagaaggaatatgcccaacaaaaaaatgagcaAGATTGGGAACAAAAACTTGTAGCAGAATTAGACTATGAATATGAAAATCATTggggaaaatatgaaaaagactTTCTCGAAGAGGAGTCAAATGAAACTGAATCTTATGACTCCTGGGCTAAGCGAATGATTTTTGAGCATAAACAGAAAAATTCAGCTCAAAAGTTTTCTATTCCATCACAAGCACAATCAAACCATAAGGCATCATGGACTCAAGAAGATcagcaaaaatttttgaagGATGAAGAAACACGGAGACAGCTACGAAAAGCTGCTGAGACAGCCGACAGAAgatttctatttctttctaAACTTAGTATGCTGATTAAGACGGAAAATACGATTGAAATGTCAGACCTCCCGTTTCAGCCCACTGACGCTATCGAATCAATTGGACAGCTAATATTGTTACACGTTAAGGAATCAGAAAATACTGATACTAAAAGAAAGGCTTTACGTGAACTGCAGCGCCTGTGGCACCCCGATAAATTTTCGCAAAAATTTGGTGCGCggttaaaagaagaaattcgtgaaagtgttttaaaaaaggttaCAGAAATCTCGCAGTATTTAAATGCATTTAATTGTGGTTCTGAAGCAACTAACAACTAA